Proteins co-encoded in one Chitinophagales bacterium genomic window:
- a CDS encoding glycosyltransferase family 2 protein → MTELFDIVYPNQPLEKTYEVGLVITTYNRPFYLHRTLASLRKSDLSSTVVMMIDDNSTNYLTNQLLESLTLAKTPVIKAFRKEKEGCRMYENLQFGWDFLSENFHCKYLTNLDPDVLVQPHWISALKELHELGQSKNEEILVTGFNAYQHPIIEEKETYYIKKSLGGINFFFNQNLYQKIIRAKLINLSFDFRVGDAMEENNYPILCTKPSVVQHIGRAGLWSGMKVGTFDYAIDFGDVSPLWMKVRLFYFEHSKREGKLLYKRLTVVKQFFQKMFYRLFFNRLYTANRNQDNGQQH, encoded by the coding sequence ATGACCGAACTGTTTGACATCGTTTATCCAAATCAACCACTGGAAAAAACCTATGAAGTGGGCTTGGTGATTACTACCTATAATCGTCCCTTCTATTTGCATCGAACATTGGCGAGTTTGCGAAAAAGCGATTTGAGTAGTACAGTTGTCATGATGATTGATGATAACAGTACGAACTATCTCACCAATCAACTTTTGGAAAGCTTAACCTTGGCAAAAACGCCTGTTATCAAAGCGTTTAGAAAGGAAAAAGAAGGCTGTCGAATGTATGAAAACCTACAATTTGGTTGGGATTTTCTTTCCGAAAACTTCCATTGCAAATATTTGACAAATTTAGACCCCGATGTACTGGTGCAGCCTCATTGGATAAGTGCATTGAAGGAACTGCATGAGTTGGGTCAATCCAAGAATGAAGAAATATTGGTGACGGGTTTCAATGCGTATCAACACCCAATTATTGAAGAAAAGGAAACTTACTACATCAAAAAATCCTTGGGCGGAATCAACTTTTTCTTCAATCAAAATTTGTATCAGAAAATTATTAGAGCAAAATTGATAAATTTAAGTTTCGATTTTAGGGTAGGGGATGCGATGGAAGAAAACAATTACCCAATTTTATGCACCAAACCTTCTGTTGTTCAACACATTGGTCGAGCGGGTCTTTGGTCGGGAATGAAAGTAGGTACGTTTGATTATGCAATTGATTTTGGAGATGTTTCTCCACTCTGGATGAAAGTGCGTCTGTTCTATTTTGAGCATTCCAAACGAGAGGGGAAATTGCTGTATAAAAGGTTAACGGTTGTAAAGCAGTTCTTTCAAAAAATGTTCTATCGCCTTTTTTTTAATAGACTTTATACCGCAAATAGGAATCAAGATAATGGACAACAACACTAA
- a CDS encoding glycosyltransferase family 2 protein, giving the protein MQKPFISIILCTYNDGLFLEEAIQSMLNQTFADFEFIIINDGSTDNTKSIIHNFASPKIRYFEHPENRGQEDSKNLGLSKATGKYVAYMDGDDISEPDRLQIQFDFMEQHPEIGICSTCVHFFGYKTGIFWGTEKHNEIQLNSLFSTSMTHATCMIRRSVLEYHKIRYKKGYLAAEDFLFLSEVITKTKTYCIQKPLYHYRQHGMNISNQKYAVQVNNFSRISRHNFKTWLGMDDLTENEHKTICAFFRGDVYLETLPIVDSLIKEKLNLAKTGAFGQTFLEYYGKRLLEVYVSEGGKGLKNLAAFLRNDVWRYLPFRRYFLTYALIISRSIYRSVIPEPVLVNP; this is encoded by the coding sequence ATGCAAAAACCTTTCATTTCCATCATCTTATGTACTTACAACGATGGTCTTTTTTTGGAAGAAGCCATTCAGAGTATGTTGAACCAAACATTCGCTGACTTTGAATTTATCATCATTAATGATGGCTCTACTGATAATACAAAATCCATTATCCATAACTTTGCCTCACCAAAAATTCGATACTTTGAACATCCCGAAAACAGAGGGCAGGAAGATTCTAAAAATCTCGGACTATCCAAAGCGACTGGCAAATATGTCGCGTATATGGATGGGGATGACATCAGTGAACCCGACCGCCTTCAAATACAATTTGATTTTATGGAGCAACACCCCGAAATCGGTATATGCAGCACTTGCGTTCATTTTTTTGGATACAAGACAGGCATATTTTGGGGAACAGAAAAGCACAATGAAATTCAATTGAATAGCTTATTTTCTACATCTATGACCCATGCTACTTGTATGATACGCCGCTCTGTTTTGGAATATCACAAAATCAGATATAAGAAGGGATATTTGGCAGCCGAAGATTTCTTATTCTTATCGGAAGTGATAACCAAAACGAAGACATATTGTATCCAAAAACCACTTTATCACTATCGGCAACATGGAATGAATATTTCTAATCAAAAGTATGCGGTACAAGTAAATAATTTTAGCAGAATCAGTCGCCATAATTTTAAAACATGGCTCGGCATGGATGATTTGACTGAAAATGAACATAAAACTATCTGTGCATTTTTTAGAGGAGATGTGTACCTCGAAACACTTCCGATAGTGGACAGCTTGATTAAAGAGAAACTCAACTTGGCCAAAACAGGAGCATTTGGACAGACTTTTTTGGAGTATTACGGAAAACGCTTGCTTGAAGTATATGTTAGTGAAGGCGGAAAAGGTCTAAAAAACCTTGCTGCGTTTCTACGCAATGATGTATGGCGGTATCTTCCATTTCGCCGCTATTTTTTGACTTATGCTTTGATTATCAGCAGAAGTATTTACCGTTCAGTTATCCCTGAACCCGTTTTGGTAAATCCCTAA
- a CDS encoding glycosyltransferase, producing MKDITSNISYIIAFRATNIERIAALVFVLKKLRNYFPDLEILVVEQDSEAKLDLDANLNVKHLFIFNSGLFNKGWSFNLAEKHTQKSVLAFGDADIFLEKEDYLSFFKSAENFEAITPNMTEAINVRISDANTLKYENIDKRPLFDTFAGGLVILTREGFEKIGGWDERFEGWGCEDNAVSHVIYNTLTSKTYYFPMYHIDHPRSQLDGKEQVKYEENKNLMAEILSMNETPLLRYIQYLQDQEKGIAEKYTPTAKTKEASTHSRPLQFVLAITTFNRLDYLKICIQSFLKTRTSSPMVSWKIIVADDGSMDGTKAYLVELQSKHPIHVIYNERIQIQNQVNTILKYLTTIEFDVCFKSDDDVVFRQSGWDILYWQTMERTGYQHLVYYDKRWRPHANLQRPISFGHLESNCLAENIQGAFYTLTKAIIQQVGYFDTQRFSGVGLDHVDYSFRCCRAGFNVLKHPFDVKNSNDFIRLQGLESYTGALTSKYKSLFNSKETVEYKKEVMH from the coding sequence ATGAAAGATATCACCTCAAATATAAGCTATATCATAGCTTTTAGAGCTACAAATATAGAAAGAATTGCAGCTTTGGTTTTTGTCCTAAAAAAACTCAGAAATTATTTTCCCGACTTAGAAATACTAGTAGTAGAGCAAGATAGTGAAGCCAAATTAGATTTGGATGCAAATTTGAATGTCAAACACCTTTTTATCTTCAATTCGGGCTTGTTCAATAAAGGTTGGTCTTTCAATCTAGCGGAGAAACACACCCAAAAATCGGTGCTTGCCTTTGGAGATGCAGATATTTTTTTGGAGAAAGAGGACTATCTTTCTTTCTTCAAATCGGCAGAAAATTTTGAAGCGATTACTCCTAATATGACAGAAGCCATCAATGTACGCATAAGTGATGCCAATACATTGAAGTACGAAAATATTGACAAACGACCATTGTTTGATACCTTTGCAGGAGGGCTGGTAATATTGACTCGTGAAGGTTTTGAAAAAATTGGAGGATGGGACGAAAGGTTTGAAGGTTGGGGCTGTGAAGACAATGCGGTTTCTCACGTCATTTACAACACTTTGACTTCAAAAACCTACTATTTCCCCATGTACCACATTGACCATCCTCGCTCACAACTAGATGGAAAGGAACAGGTCAAATACGAGGAAAACAAAAATTTAATGGCGGAAATTCTGTCTATGAACGAAACTCCACTTTTGAGATATATCCAATACCTTCAAGACCAAGAGAAGGGAATCGCAGAAAAATACACCCCTACTGCAAAGACAAAAGAAGCCTCAACTCACTCCAGACCATTGCAGTTTGTGTTGGCAATCACTACCTTCAATCGCTTGGACTACCTCAAAATCTGTATTCAATCTTTTTTAAAAACTCGAACTTCCTCTCCTATGGTTTCGTGGAAAATCATCGTAGCAGATGATGGCTCAATGGATGGAACTAAAGCCTATTTAGTCGAATTACAATCAAAACATCCTATCCACGTCATTTACAATGAAAGAATACAAATTCAAAATCAAGTCAATACGATTTTGAAGTATCTTACAACCATTGAGTTTGATGTTTGCTTCAAATCCGACGATGATGTGGTTTTTCGGCAGTCTGGTTGGGATATACTGTATTGGCAAACAATGGAAAGAACGGGCTACCAACATCTGGTTTATTACGACAAACGCTGGCGGCCTCATGCCAATCTTCAGCGTCCTATTTCCTTTGGTCATTTGGAATCCAATTGCCTTGCCGAAAATATTCAAGGAGCATTTTATACACTAACAAAAGCCATCATCCAACAGGTTGGGTATTTTGATACACAGCGATTTAGTGGAGTCGGTTTGGACCATGTGGATTACAGTTTTAGATGTTGTCGGGCGGGCTTCAATGTGTTAAAACATCCTTTTGATGTGAAGAATAGCAATGATTTTATTCGCCTTCAAGGTTTAGAATCCTATACAGGGGCATTGACTTCAAAATACAAATCCCTTTTCAACTCGAAAGAAACAGTAGAATACAAAAAAGAGGTGATGCAC
- a CDS encoding phosphoethanolamine transferase — MKKEKITFLNKICSVLQQAFEGFKKDSFYYFVFFYFSLISLVSENSTTTWQEAIGLLVRVCTMVILCWGLVSTLRFLIPIFKYRKVLFQVAVWGILIVHVFICTADLFLLNYYEQNMSKGLAFVLFETNKSDIFEFLEMHNREKSWAVYFYLALPAIAYWIFQASFFDKIRASIGHFFFASLIAMTALFIISPIEGFVSMRALQPTLTFLRAIPEYQKELKAYQEIADNVRDFNLEHKVKSISPSKKNLTVIIMGESTSRTHMSLYGYPRPTSPLLEKMRGDLYIFDDVMSPHSHTVPTLKKVLTYFNKDNEGNWYDYPTLFDIFKASSSKTYWISNQETFGIWARFGTVLGNQADVAIFHDRVVSSRDFRKTNAYPPDGVLLSYLEKVIQNDTTSNQLIILHLMGTHGWYDERYPENFSRFNHKVDSSLFADRPFLDSAKKNIVDSYDNAVLYNDWVVSEMIKIISKKKDYATAVLYLSDHGEEVYEYRDMFGHNEISGSIYMIEIPFFIWLSDTYKEKKPKKVNHISNSIHCRYMSDDLIHTILDLSDLRHEMWDSTRSVINPAFDSTRKRIYAGKEY, encoded by the coding sequence ATGAAGAAAGAAAAAATAACATTTTTAAATAAAATATGTTCAGTTTTACAACAAGCATTTGAGGGATTTAAAAAGGACTCCTTCTATTATTTTGTATTTTTTTATTTTTCACTTATTTCGCTTGTTTCAGAAAATTCTACTACTACATGGCAAGAAGCAATTGGGTTATTGGTTAGAGTTTGTACGATGGTAATTCTTTGCTGGGGATTGGTCAGTACCTTACGTTTCCTTATTCCAATTTTTAAATATCGAAAGGTTTTATTTCAAGTCGCAGTATGGGGTATTTTGATTGTTCATGTTTTTATCTGTACGGCAGATTTATTTCTATTGAACTATTATGAACAAAACATGAGTAAAGGTCTTGCTTTTGTATTATTTGAAACAAACAAATCGGATATTTTTGAATTCCTCGAAATGCACAATAGAGAGAAATCCTGGGCAGTATATTTTTACTTAGCATTACCTGCTATAGCATATTGGATATTTCAAGCTTCGTTTTTTGACAAAATCAGAGCGTCGATTGGTCATTTTTTTTTCGCAAGTTTAATTGCTATGACGGCACTGTTTATTATCTCTCCAATAGAGGGATTCGTAAGTATGAGAGCCTTACAACCTACCTTGACGTTTCTACGAGCAATTCCCGAATATCAAAAGGAGCTTAAGGCCTATCAAGAAATAGCCGATAATGTTCGAGATTTTAATTTGGAACATAAAGTAAAATCTATTTCTCCCTCAAAAAAAAACCTCACCGTAATCATAATGGGAGAATCTACCTCTCGCACACACATGAGCCTATATGGATATCCAAGACCGACATCGCCACTTCTTGAAAAAATGAGAGGTGATTTATACATTTTTGATGATGTCATGTCTCCTCATTCTCATACTGTTCCCACTCTTAAAAAAGTGTTGACCTATTTTAACAAAGACAATGAAGGCAATTGGTACGACTACCCTACTCTGTTTGATATATTCAAAGCAAGTAGCAGTAAAACTTATTGGATTTCTAATCAAGAAACTTTCGGTATCTGGGCACGTTTTGGGACTGTTTTAGGAAATCAAGCAGATGTTGCTATTTTCCATGATAGAGTGGTTTCTTCAAGAGATTTTCGTAAAACCAATGCTTATCCCCCTGATGGAGTTTTACTGTCGTATTTGGAGAAAGTAATACAAAACGACACCACATCTAATCAACTGATTATTCTACACCTAATGGGAACACATGGATGGTATGATGAGCGATACCCCGAAAATTTTTCAAGATTTAACCACAAAGTAGACAGTAGTTTATTTGCAGACAGACCTTTTCTTGATTCAGCAAAAAAAAATATCGTTGATTCCTACGATAATGCTGTTTTATACAATGATTGGGTCGTCTCGGAAATGATAAAAATCATCAGTAAAAAGAAAGATTACGCAACCGCTGTGCTTTATCTTTCTGACCACGGCGAAGAAGTTTATGAATATCGAGATATGTTTGGACACAATGAGATAAGTGGATCGATATATATGATTGAAATACCTTTTTTTATTTGGTTGTCAGATACCTACAAAGAAAAAAAACCTAAAAAAGTAAATCATATTTCAAACAGCATACATTGTCGGTATATGTCTGATGACCTAATCCACACTATTCTTGATTTATCCGATCTCAGACATGAAATGTGGGATTCTACCCGTAGTGTAATAAACCCTGCATTTGACTCTACTCGAAAAAGGATTTATGCTGGAAAAGAATATTGA
- a CDS encoding glycosyltransferase: MRLHQFIGGRSSKKMEKNALIPKLIHQTWKDINIPEQYLPFQKSWQTYLPDWEYRLWTDDMNRAFLEKHYDWFLPIYDGYPKPIMQVDSVRYFWMYHFGGLYVDLDFEALKSIEPLILNQKIVIGLEPNDHLEKNFLQKYSFKHILCNAFMASVPKAPFWEYMILQLIKNHKAENPLVATGPFCLTQGYDLFEDKKSITLIPPELLYPINENIGYDHLKNKSNSGISVSNEAYGIHHWSGTWWRDFVKKPGRIDIFAGKLRVNFPKIFKVYDQLLNRPIQ; the protein is encoded by the coding sequence ATGCGGTTACATCAATTTATAGGCGGCAGAAGTAGCAAAAAAATGGAAAAGAATGCACTGATTCCCAAACTCATTCACCAAACGTGGAAAGATATAAATATTCCTGAGCAGTACCTCCCTTTTCAAAAGAGTTGGCAAACCTATCTTCCTGATTGGGAGTATCGCCTATGGACAGACGATATGAATCGGGCATTTTTAGAAAAACATTACGATTGGTTTTTGCCCATTTATGATGGCTACCCAAAACCCATCATGCAGGTCGACTCGGTTCGGTATTTTTGGATGTATCATTTTGGAGGACTATATGTTGATTTGGATTTTGAAGCATTGAAGTCTATTGAACCATTGATTTTGAATCAGAAAATAGTGATTGGTTTAGAACCGAATGACCATTTAGAGAAGAATTTTTTACAAAAATATAGTTTCAAACACATTCTCTGCAATGCTTTTATGGCATCCGTTCCCAAAGCTCCTTTTTGGGAATATATGATTTTGCAGTTAATCAAAAACCATAAAGCAGAAAACCCTTTGGTGGCTACGGGCCCCTTTTGTCTGACACAGGGCTATGATTTGTTTGAAGATAAAAAATCCATCACACTCATTCCGCCTGAATTGCTTTATCCCATCAATGAAAATATTGGATATGACCATCTAAAAAACAAGTCCAATTCGGGCATATCTGTTTCCAATGAGGCTTATGGCATTCATCATTGGTCGGGTACTTGGTGGCGAGATTTTGTAAAAAAACCTGGTCGAATAGATATTTTTGCAGGCAAACTGCGGGTAAATTTTCCCAAGATTTTCAAAGTTTACGATCAACTATTAAACCGACCTATTCAATGA
- a CDS encoding ABC transporter ATP-binding protein produces MSNIKKRLKNLIIQIGALRNIPPFFKIIWETNASYTVLNIALRLIQAVIPIAILFAGKMVVDEVVRLIDIEGAAYNWEALQFLMLWIVIGLALVILTTSLASLVALADTLLGNLVSNEVSERIIRHAATLDLYYFENPDFYDTLERAREQTGNRTLLMSMVLSQLQDMVTLVFLTGAIMTFRPWLLLVMCAGIVPAFFLENYFNQENYSLTHSWTPQRRELDYLRLIGSSHYTAKEIKIFGLENYITNRFANIANRYYEANKKLAIRRTMAGMIFGVLGAVAYYGIYIFVVLETVKGAITLGTMTFLAGVFQRMQSSLQASVGRFSQINDIALYLQDLFDLFTLQPLDIDNKGTKSLPPANQFNFVFENVSFKYPGTNKYALKNLSFELNTGEKIALVGENGAGKTTLVKLLARLYTPSSGRILLNGIDIKEYDYEAYRSKIGVIFQDFVRFIFTARDNIAVGNVKEFDNQELIETAAAKGLADTVIDQLEDKYDQMLGRGFKKGTELSGGQWQKIALARAYMRSDAQVVILDEPTAALDARAEHEVFLRFSELMKGKTGVIISHRFSTVRMADRILFLENGQKLEEGSHTELIEKNGKYAQLFDLQARGYAAS; encoded by the coding sequence GTGAGCAACATAAAGAAAAGATTAAAAAACCTCATAATTCAAATTGGTGCACTTCGCAATATCCCGCCATTCTTCAAGATAATATGGGAAACCAATGCAAGTTATACCGTATTAAACATTGCATTGCGTTTGATTCAGGCTGTCATTCCTATTGCCATTCTTTTTGCAGGAAAGATGGTGGTAGATGAAGTGGTTCGATTGATAGACATTGAGGGGGCTGCTTACAATTGGGAAGCATTGCAGTTTTTAATGCTTTGGATTGTAATTGGTTTGGCATTGGTCATTTTGACCACTTCATTGGCTAGCCTTGTGGCATTAGCAGATACATTGTTGGGAAATTTGGTGAGCAATGAAGTTTCGGAGCGAATCATCAGACATGCTGCAACTTTGGATTTGTACTATTTTGAAAATCCCGATTTTTACGATACACTGGAACGTGCTCGCGAACAAACGGGCAATCGCACCTTGCTGATGTCCATGGTTTTATCCCAATTGCAGGATATGGTAACGCTTGTTTTCCTAACGGGAGCCATCATGACCTTTCGCCCATGGTTGTTGTTGGTGATGTGTGCGGGGATTGTACCTGCCTTCTTTTTGGAAAATTATTTTAACCAAGAAAACTATTCTCTTACCCATTCTTGGACTCCACAACGGAGAGAATTGGACTATTTAAGACTTATAGGCTCTAGCCATTACACGGCAAAGGAGATTAAAATTTTTGGTCTTGAAAACTATATTACCAATCGTTTTGCAAATATAGCTAACCGTTATTATGAAGCCAATAAAAAATTGGCTATTAGGCGAACTATGGCAGGTATGATATTCGGTGTTCTAGGGGCAGTGGCTTATTACGGGATTTATATCTTTGTCGTGCTGGAAACAGTGAAAGGAGCTATCACGCTCGGAACCATGACCTTTTTAGCGGGGGTGTTTCAGCGAATGCAGAGTTCCTTGCAGGCCAGTGTAGGGAGGTTTTCTCAAATCAATGACATTGCTCTTTATCTTCAAGATTTGTTTGACCTGTTTACCCTCCAGCCGCTGGATATTGATAATAAAGGCACTAAATCGCTACCACCTGCCAATCAATTCAACTTTGTTTTTGAAAATGTGAGTTTCAAATATCCAGGGACAAATAAATATGCACTTAAAAATTTGAGTTTTGAGTTGAACACAGGTGAAAAAATCGCTCTTGTTGGGGAAAATGGTGCAGGTAAAACGACTTTGGTAAAACTGCTCGCTCGCCTTTATACGCCAAGTAGTGGGCGTATTTTATTGAATGGAATTGACATCAAAGAATACGATTATGAGGCGTATCGCTCCAAAATTGGAGTGATTTTCCAAGATTTTGTTCGCTTTATTTTTACTGCAAGAGACAACATTGCAGTGGGAAATGTGAAGGAGTTTGACAATCAAGAGTTGATTGAAACAGCAGCAGCAAAAGGACTTGCCGATACAGTAATAGATCAATTAGAGGATAAATATGACCAGATGTTGGGTAGAGGTTTCAAGAAAGGAACAGAATTGTCGGGTGGACAATGGCAAAAAATCGCCTTGGCTCGTGCTTATATGCGAAGCGATGCTCAAGTAGTTATTTTAGATGAACCAACGGCTGCATTGGATGCCCGAGCCGAGCATGAAGTTTTTCTGCGTTTTTCAGAATTGATGAAAGGAAAGACGGGGGTGATTATATCGCATAGATTCAGTACGGTTCGGATGGCAGATCGGATATTGTTTTTGGAGAATGGTCAGAAATTGGAAGAGGGTAGTCATACTGAATTGATTGAAAAAAATGGAAAATATGCACAACTTTTTGATTTGCAAGCTCGTGGATATGCAGCTTCTTGA
- a CDS encoding glycosyltransferase, with protein sequence MTFRQKIGYFLRLAISVVSPKQRYLFLRHYSILALPSDLIPTAENCWYRVLKKGIVRKEASINLEEESEKLLKQSEDALPLVSCLLVTKNRFQLAKKSVECFMRQSYPNRELIVIDDGEDRQLKDWVEGLKNSKIRFFHLPDKSKKLGVLRNLSREKARGEFVAQWDDDDLSHYNRLLFQMTLIQKMNLDGCTLQREELWFPTKQRFGYSARRLWEGSMICNNKKLPLYHETRRGEESDAVNQLSLNGKIALLDFPQLYTYCFHGKNTFDEPHFEQIWEVASVKFSEKEYEERKNNIFK encoded by the coding sequence ATGACTTTTCGACAAAAAATAGGCTATTTTTTAAGGCTTGCTATTTCTGTTGTTTCACCCAAACAACGGTATTTGTTTTTAAGACATTATTCTATTCTTGCATTACCAAGTGATTTGATTCCAACAGCAGAAAACTGTTGGTATAGAGTTTTGAAAAAAGGCATAGTCAGAAAAGAGGCTTCTATCAACCTTGAAGAAGAATCTGAAAAATTATTAAAGCAATCAGAAGATGCTTTACCTTTGGTTTCCTGTCTTTTGGTCACCAAAAATCGGTTTCAATTGGCAAAAAAATCGGTCGAATGTTTCATGCGACAATCTTACCCAAATCGAGAGTTGATTGTCATTGACGATGGAGAGGATAGGCAGTTAAAAGATTGGGTAGAAGGATTGAAAAACTCGAAAATTCGATTTTTTCATTTGCCCGATAAATCCAAAAAACTGGGTGTCTTACGCAATTTATCCCGTGAAAAAGCCCGTGGTGAATTTGTGGCACAATGGGATGATGACGACCTTTCGCACTACAATCGCCTACTGTTTCAAATGACTTTGATACAAAAAATGAATTTGGACGGTTGCACCTTGCAAAGAGAAGAGTTGTGGTTTCCTACAAAGCAAAGATTCGGTTATTCAGCACGAAGACTTTGGGAGGGTTCTATGATTTGCAATAACAAAAAATTGCCGCTTTACCATGAAACGAGGCGGGGAGAAGAATCTGATGCAGTGAATCAATTATCGCTGAACGGCAAGATTGCACTGTTGGATTTCCCACAATTATATACCTATTGTTTTCATGGAAAAAATACCTTTGATGAGCCACATTTTGAGCAAATTTGGGAAGTGGCGAGTGTAAAATTTTCAGAAAAAGAATATGAAGAAAGAAAAAATAACATTTTTAAATAA
- a CDS encoding glycosyltransferase family A protein produces the protein MDNNTKNPLVSILMCTYNDEDYIGEAIESILKQSYKNIEFIIVNDGSTDDTKTIIHNFASSKIRYIENIKNQGQEFSKNLGISKAKGKYIAYMDGDDISELERIATQVEFMEKNMDIGLCSTRLAFFGQRNGELLTVETDENIRLQALFSTPMPHPTWMIRRDILTKHSIEYEQGFLAAEDYCFILKLLEKTKAYCIQKALYRYRWHGKNISIEKKDLQKENTLKISQIAFRKLLNVHLPRDEHSFIHSKLNAYKLTIEEIDKIHFILYEKLKSSDSELVKPFKKFYSEKLMWSYNFESPKGFITLFSFFRTKPWQNLPFKVYYQKYLLIIAKCIYRNFVK, from the coding sequence ATGGACAACAACACTAAAAATCCATTGGTATCTATTCTGATGTGTACCTACAATGATGAAGACTATATTGGCGAAGCCATAGAGAGCATATTGAAGCAATCGTATAAAAACATCGAATTTATCATCGTCAATGATGGCTCAACTGATGACACAAAAACGATTATCCATAACTTTGCCTCCTCAAAAATTCGATATATTGAAAATATAAAAAATCAAGGACAAGAATTTTCCAAAAATCTGGGTATCTCTAAAGCAAAAGGCAAATACATTGCCTATATGGATGGGGACGATATCAGTGAACTTGAACGTATTGCCACTCAAGTTGAATTTATGGAAAAAAATATGGACATCGGTCTTTGCAGTACAAGGCTTGCTTTTTTTGGGCAAAGGAATGGAGAATTGTTAACCGTAGAGACGGATGAAAATATTCGTTTGCAAGCCCTTTTTTCTACTCCAATGCCACATCCTACTTGGATGATAAGAAGAGATATTTTGACAAAGCACAGTATTGAGTATGAGCAAGGTTTCTTAGCTGCGGAAGACTACTGTTTTATTTTAAAACTATTAGAAAAAACAAAAGCATACTGTATTCAAAAAGCACTGTACAGATATCGCTGGCATGGAAAGAATATTTCTATTGAGAAAAAAGATTTGCAAAAAGAAAATACACTTAAAATAAGCCAGATTGCTTTCAGAAAGCTTCTAAACGTTCATCTTCCAAGAGATGAACACTCTTTTATACACTCAAAACTTAACGCATATAAATTAACAATTGAAGAAATAGACAAAATACATTTCATTTTGTATGAAAAGCTAAAAAGCTCAGATTCTGAATTGGTTAAGCCTTTCAAAAAGTTTTACTCGGAAAAACTAATGTGGTCTTATAATTTTGAATCGCCCAAAGGGTTTATTACTTTGTTTTCTTTTTTTAGGACTAAGCCTTGGCAAAATCTTCCATTTAAAGTTTATTATCAAAAATATTTGCTCATTATTGCAAAGTGTATTTATCGAAATTTTGTCAAATGA